A portion of the Pseudorasbora parva isolate DD20220531a chromosome 1, ASM2467924v1, whole genome shotgun sequence genome contains these proteins:
- the LOC137077515 gene encoding E3 ubiquitin-protein ligase TRIM39-like, translating to MYFYLSVQITIDRERSHPDLLISKDCKVLRERTGYIPTGEGFPYELCASGAQTFTSGRHYWEVELAAPPKPPKEELAAPPNWMIGVMKHGNYRSTDRSAVTPSNGFWFLCSDGPKGFHTNTDPPVKLPVTPRPERLGVLLDYDDGQLSFYNVKERKHLLTMSSRFTGSVAPLFNPGVGDTSVIKIIDCPEPVESPVESSQPLLTNPGAGDQSQIIDCPEPVESPEESSQPLLTNPGVGDQSLIKIIDCPEPVESPEESSQPLLTNPGVGNKSPITIIDRPEPVESPEESSQESTYNYRLSRTCRIS from the coding sequence ATGTATTTCTACCTCTCAGTTCAGATCACTATTGACCGTGAGCGTTCACATCCAGATCTGCTGATCTCTAAGGACTGTAAAGTCTTGAGGGAGAGAACAGGATATATTCCCACTGGAGAGGGATTTCCATATGAATTATGTGCATCTGGAGCTCAAACATTCACATCTGGACGCCACTATTGGGAGGTAGAGCTGGCAGCTCCACCTAAACCTCCTAAAGAAGAGCTGGCAGCTCCACCTAACTGGATGATTGGTGTGATGAAGCATGGAAACTATCGTTCAACAGACAGATCTGCTGTAACTCCATCAAACGGTTTCTGGTTCTTGTGTTCAGACGGTCCTAAAGGCTTTCACACCAACACTGATCCACCAGTTAAACTCCCAGTGACGCCGAGACCTGAACGACTGGGAGTTCTGTTAGATTATGATGACGGTCAGCTGTCATTTTACAATGTCAAAGAGAGGAAACATCTGCTGACCATGAGCTCCAGATTCACTGGGTCAGTCGCTCCGCTCTTTAATCCAGGAGTAGGAGATACAAGTGTGATTAAAATTATAGATTGTCCAGAACCTGTAGAATCTCCTGTAGAGTCCAGTCAACCTTTACTGACCAATCCAGGAGCAGGTGATCAAAGTCAGATTATAGATTGTCCAGAACCTGTAGAATCTCCTGAAGAGTCCAGTCAACCTTTACTGACCAATCCAGGAGTAGGTGATCAGAGTCTGATTAAAATTATAGATTGTCCAGAACCTGTAGAATCTCCTGAAGAGTCCAGTCAACCTTTACTGACCAATCCAGGAGTAGGTAATAAAAGTCCGATAACAATTATAGATCGTCCAGAACCTGTAGAATCTCCTGAAGAGTCCAGTCAAGAGTCCACTTACAATTATAGATTGTCCAGAACCTGTAGAATCTCCTGA
- the LOC137077359 gene encoding myelin-oligodendrocyte glycoprotein-like, with the protein MMSIITFALLMNLLIETSESFRVVVPGDQIVAHVGSTVTLPCWISPPENAEALEIRWYRHDQFSNPVLFYQHGKIQDLQEESFRNRSSLTRCSGQSGGLKDGDVSLRLENLTVQDEGSFYCYVSGESIYNHQEMTLKVSGYRKRKKIMVEEIAGDTEGASIVFCKESLSNWSGERIYDKRKQGQRASWRCKDWDLTGKGREELL; encoded by the exons AGTCGTTCAGAGTTGTGGTTCCTGGTGATCAGATAGTGGCTCATGTCGGGTCTACAGTCACTCTGCCCTGCTGGATCTCTCCTCCGGAGAATGCTGAAGCTCTGGAGATCCGCTGGTACCGTCATGACCAGTTCAGCAACCCTGTTCTCTTCTATCAGCATGGCAAGATCCAGGATCTCCAGGAGGAATCCTTCAGGAACCGAAGCTCACTGACTCGATGTTCAGGTCAGTCTGGAGGACTGAAGGATGGAGACGTCTCTCTACGGCTGGAGAATCTCACAGTTCAGGATGAAGGCTCATTTTACTGTTATGTGAGTGGAGAAAGTATATATAACCATCAAGAGATGACTCTCAAAGTGTCTG GTTAT agaaaaagaaaaaagattatggtggAGGAAATTGCTGGAGACACAGAGGGAGCAAgcattgtgttctgcaaagagagtttgag TAATTGGAGTGGAGAGAGAATATATGACAAGAGGAAACAAGGACAGAGAGCGAGCTGGAGATGCAAAGACTGGGACTTGACTGGGAAGGGCAGAGAGGAACTGCTGTAA